One part of the Salmo salar chromosome ssa28, Ssal_v3.1, whole genome shotgun sequence genome encodes these proteins:
- the uts2r gene encoding urotensin-2 receptor isoform X1, with product MLNFSVQAASLSAAYNQAMTTVSMKPLLVLVEWIPNATDSPFDSAPSSSENTAATFTIGCILSLMCLVGVSGNIYTLVVMCHSMRSAASMYIYIINLALADLLYLLTIPFVVCTYFLKGWYFGDAGCRILISMDFLTMHASIFTLTIMSTERYFAVLKPLDTVKRSKSYRKAIAVLVWVASLVLTLPMILRIQMMMVGSKAMCQPTISPLSYKVYITFLFCTSIVAPGMIIGFLYIGLARTYWISQTETFKQTKKLPNQKVLYLIFTIVLLFWACFLPFWIWQLLGQFHPSIDLSTKAKRNINYLTTCLTYSNSCINPFLYTLLTKNYKEYLRKRQRTCTAGSYFNRRNRFQRSPRRSLSSSSQQCTESFILTHTPSQRTMHNNSL from the exons ATGCTAAATTTTTCTGTTCAGGCTGCCAGTCTGTCTGCGGCTTACAATCAAG CGATGACCACTGTATCCATGAAACCCCTGCTGGTCCTGGTGGAGTGGATCCCCAACGCCACCGACTCGCCTTTTGACTCTGCCCCTTCCTCTTCTGAAAACACAGCCGCCACCTTCACCATAGGCTGTATACTCTCCCTCATGTGTCTGGTCGGCGTTTCCGGAAACATCTACACCCTCGTGGTCATGTGTCACTCCATGCGTTCTGCAGCGTCCATGTATATTTACATCATCAACCTAGCCTTGGCGGATCTGCTCTATCTGTTGACCATCCCGTTCGTGGTCTGCACGTACTTCCTGAAAGGTTGGTATTTCGGCGATGCTGGTTGCAGGATTCTGATCAGTATGGATTTCCTGACAATGCACGCCAGCATTTTTACGCTGACCATCATGAGCACGGAGAGGTACTTTGCCGTGCTGAAACCGCTGGACACAGTCAAACGGTCCAAGAGCTACCGCAAAGCCATTGCGGTGCTTGTATGGGTGGCTTCCCTGGTCCTTACTTTACCTATGATCCTCAGGATTCAGATGATGATGGTAGGTAGCAAGGCCATGTGCCAGCCGACCATCTCTCCGCTGTCCTATAAGGTGTACATCACTTTCCTGTTCTGTACCAGCATCGTGGCTCCGGGGATGATCATTGGCTTTCTCTACATCGGGCTGGCTCGCACCTACTGGATCTCTCAGACAGAAACCTTCAAACAAACCAAGAAACTACCAAAccagaag GTCCTCTACCTGATCTTTACCATCGTCCTGCTGTTCTGGGCCTGTTTCCTGCCCTTCTGGATCTGGCAGCTCCTGGGTCAGTTCCACCCCTCCATCGACCTCTCCACCAAGGCCAAGCGCAACATCAACTATCTGACCACCTGCCTCACCTACTCCAACAGCTGCATCAACCCTTTCCTCTACACGCTGCTCACCAAGAACTACAAGGAGTACCTGCGGAAACGTCAACGTACCTGCACCGCGGGCAGCTACTTCAACCGGAGGAACCGGTTCCAGCGCTCGCCCAGGAGGTCGCTGTCCTCCAGCAGCCAGCAGTGCACGGAGAGTTTCATACTCACACACACGCCATCACAGCGCACCATGCACAACAACAGCCTGTGA
- the uts2r gene encoding urotensin-2 receptor isoform X3 → MLNFSVQAASLSAAYNQAMTTVSMKPLLVLVEWIPNATDSPFDSAPSSSENTAATFTIGCILSLMCLVGVSGNIYTLVVMCHSMRSAASMYIYIINLALADLLYLLTIPFVVCTYFLKGWYFGDAGCRILISMDFLTMHASIFTLTIMSTERYFAVLKPLDTVKRSKSYRKAIAVLVWVASLVLTLPMILRIQMMMVGSKAMCQPTISPLSYKVYITFLFCTSIVAPGMIIGFLYIGLARTYWISQTETFKQTKKLPNQKVLYLIFTIVLLFWACFLPFWIWQLLAASTLSSTRCSPRTTRSTCGNVNVPAPRAATSTGGTGSSARPGGRCPPAASSARRVSYSHTRHHSAPCTTTACEPSRF, encoded by the exons ATGCTAAATTTTTCTGTTCAGGCTGCCAGTCTGTCTGCGGCTTACAATCAAG CGATGACCACTGTATCCATGAAACCCCTGCTGGTCCTGGTGGAGTGGATCCCCAACGCCACCGACTCGCCTTTTGACTCTGCCCCTTCCTCTTCTGAAAACACAGCCGCCACCTTCACCATAGGCTGTATACTCTCCCTCATGTGTCTGGTCGGCGTTTCCGGAAACATCTACACCCTCGTGGTCATGTGTCACTCCATGCGTTCTGCAGCGTCCATGTATATTTACATCATCAACCTAGCCTTGGCGGATCTGCTCTATCTGTTGACCATCCCGTTCGTGGTCTGCACGTACTTCCTGAAAGGTTGGTATTTCGGCGATGCTGGTTGCAGGATTCTGATCAGTATGGATTTCCTGACAATGCACGCCAGCATTTTTACGCTGACCATCATGAGCACGGAGAGGTACTTTGCCGTGCTGAAACCGCTGGACACAGTCAAACGGTCCAAGAGCTACCGCAAAGCCATTGCGGTGCTTGTATGGGTGGCTTCCCTGGTCCTTACTTTACCTATGATCCTCAGGATTCAGATGATGATGGTAGGTAGCAAGGCCATGTGCCAGCCGACCATCTCTCCGCTGTCCTATAAGGTGTACATCACTTTCCTGTTCTGTACCAGCATCGTGGCTCCGGGGATGATCATTGGCTTTCTCTACATCGGGCTGGCTCGCACCTACTGGATCTCTCAGACAGAAACCTTCAAACAAACCAAGAAACTACCAAAccagaag GTCCTCTACCTGATCTTTACCATCGTCCTGCTGTTCTGGGCCTGTTTCCTGCCCTTCTGGATCTGGCAGCTCCTGG CTGCATCAACCCTTTCCTCTACACGCTGCTCACCAAGAACTACAAGGAGTACCTGCGGAAACGTCAACGTACCTGCACCGCGGGCAGCTACTTCAACCGGAGGAACCGGTTCCAGCGCTCGCCCAGGAGGTCGCTGTCCTCCAGCAGCCAGCAGTGCACGGAGAGTTTCATACTCACACACACGCCATCACAGCGCACCATGCACAACAACAGCCTGTGAG
- the uts2r gene encoding urotensin-2 receptor isoform X2: MLNFSVQAASLSAAYNQAMTTVSMKPLLVLVEWIPNATDSPFDSAPSSSENTAATFTIGCILSLMCLVGVSGNIYTLVVMCHSMRSAASMYIYIINLALADLLYLLTIPFVVCTYFLKGWYFGDAGCRILISMDFLTMHASIFTLTIMSTERYFAVLKPLDTVKRSKSYRKAIAVLVWVASLVLTLPMILRIQMMMVGSKAMCQPTISPLSYKVYITFLFCTSIVAPGMIIGFLYIGLARTYWISQTETFKQTKKLPNQKVLYLIFTIVLLFWACFLPFWIWQLLAASTLSSTRCSPRTTRSTCGNVNVPAPRAATSTGGTGSSARPGGRCPPAASSARRVSYSHTRHHSAPCTTTACEVQRGQEEKEKEKGVDIADPTA; encoded by the exons ATGCTAAATTTTTCTGTTCAGGCTGCCAGTCTGTCTGCGGCTTACAATCAAG CGATGACCACTGTATCCATGAAACCCCTGCTGGTCCTGGTGGAGTGGATCCCCAACGCCACCGACTCGCCTTTTGACTCTGCCCCTTCCTCTTCTGAAAACACAGCCGCCACCTTCACCATAGGCTGTATACTCTCCCTCATGTGTCTGGTCGGCGTTTCCGGAAACATCTACACCCTCGTGGTCATGTGTCACTCCATGCGTTCTGCAGCGTCCATGTATATTTACATCATCAACCTAGCCTTGGCGGATCTGCTCTATCTGTTGACCATCCCGTTCGTGGTCTGCACGTACTTCCTGAAAGGTTGGTATTTCGGCGATGCTGGTTGCAGGATTCTGATCAGTATGGATTTCCTGACAATGCACGCCAGCATTTTTACGCTGACCATCATGAGCACGGAGAGGTACTTTGCCGTGCTGAAACCGCTGGACACAGTCAAACGGTCCAAGAGCTACCGCAAAGCCATTGCGGTGCTTGTATGGGTGGCTTCCCTGGTCCTTACTTTACCTATGATCCTCAGGATTCAGATGATGATGGTAGGTAGCAAGGCCATGTGCCAGCCGACCATCTCTCCGCTGTCCTATAAGGTGTACATCACTTTCCTGTTCTGTACCAGCATCGTGGCTCCGGGGATGATCATTGGCTTTCTCTACATCGGGCTGGCTCGCACCTACTGGATCTCTCAGACAGAAACCTTCAAACAAACCAAGAAACTACCAAAccagaag GTCCTCTACCTGATCTTTACCATCGTCCTGCTGTTCTGGGCCTGTTTCCTGCCCTTCTGGATCTGGCAGCTCCTGG CTGCATCAACCCTTTCCTCTACACGCTGCTCACCAAGAACTACAAGGAGTACCTGCGGAAACGTCAACGTACCTGCACCGCGGGCAGCTACTTCAACCGGAGGAACCGGTTCCAGCGCTCGCCCAGGAGGTCGCTGTCCTCCAGCAGCCAGCAGTGCACGGAGAGTTTCATACTCACACACACGCCATCACAGCGCACCATGCACAACAACAGCCTGTGAG